One window of the Nitrospira sp. SG-bin1 genome contains the following:
- a CDS encoding prolipoprotein diacylglyceryl transferase yields MPYPNIDPVLVALGPIQLRWYGLMYLIGLTAAYFLIQRKVTHKGLEIRKDQIYDMVVYAAFGVFLGGRIGYTLFYNFSYYSQNPLKLLAVWEGGMSFHGGLLGTVIALIWFSRKRGIPVYTVADLAAGVTPIGLGCGRIGNFINGELFGRSTDVDWCMVFPAGGPMCRHPSQLYEAVLEGFVLFTVLWWIDRRPTPPGTIFWSFITGYGLSRLIVELFREPDQHLGFILGPITMGQILSLPMIVLGSVMLILGYQRARLRTQNAAE; encoded by the coding sequence ATCCCTTACCCAAATATCGACCCCGTGCTCGTCGCACTTGGCCCCATTCAGCTCCGCTGGTATGGGTTGATGTATCTGATCGGCCTGACCGCGGCGTACTTCCTCATTCAACGCAAAGTCACACACAAAGGGTTGGAAATCCGGAAGGATCAAATCTATGACATGGTCGTCTACGCCGCCTTCGGCGTATTTCTCGGTGGGCGGATCGGCTACACACTCTTTTACAACTTTTCGTACTACAGCCAGAATCCGCTGAAGCTCCTCGCGGTCTGGGAAGGAGGCATGTCCTTCCACGGAGGGCTCCTCGGGACGGTTATCGCGCTGATCTGGTTCAGCCGAAAACGGGGGATTCCCGTCTATACGGTCGCGGACCTGGCGGCCGGCGTCACACCGATCGGCTTGGGTTGCGGTCGGATTGGAAATTTCATCAACGGTGAACTCTTCGGTCGATCCACCGACGTGGACTGGTGCATGGTCTTTCCGGCCGGTGGGCCTATGTGCCGCCACCCTTCTCAACTGTATGAAGCCGTGCTGGAAGGCTTCGTGTTGTTCACCGTGCTATGGTGGATCGATCGACGTCCAACCCCACCCGGCACGATCTTCTGGAGCTTCATTACCGGCTACGGCCTCAGTCGACTGATCGTCGAACTCTTCCGTGAACCGGATCAACACCTGGGTTTTATTCTGGGACCTATTACCATGGGCCAGATCCTGTCCTTGCCCATGATCGTCCTCGGCTCCGTCATGCTGATCTTAGGCTATCAACGAGCACGGTTGCGGACTCAGAATGCGGCAGAATAG